One region of Halomicrobium urmianum genomic DNA includes:
- a CDS encoding sulfatase family protein, giving the protein MAPLSNVVIIHTDDTGRYISPYGYGIDTPNLQSLADDGILFRETHCAGPTCSPSRGALLTGSSPHSNGLIGLAHRGFEMDSYERHLSNFLSEQGFETVLVGQQHEVARDVSESNPEKSILGYDRVLPVDESAIDDVPIDHDHTHHDFSATAAATEYIREVGSMKDPDPFFLSIGFDNTHKPLPLDQNLVDPDSVAPPDPLPDVPPIRDEMAGYHAAIRSVDTCVGDIITTLELTGLLDKTLVIFTTDHGIPFPLMKCNLNDSGTGVSLIARFPERADVTQPATIDELVSQLDLFPTLCEYLGLDIPEWVEGYSLLPLLRGEVDSIRDEVFSEVTYHAAYEPKRSIRTERYRYVQRFDEEYDRHVAPNTDAGPSKEFFIDLGYFDREPPKEALYDLYIDPNESHNLIDDPEYESVRKDLRDRLWDWMERTEDPLLEGPVSKPDGAVADRRDALHPDAGEFEDPHAR; this is encoded by the coding sequence ATGGCACCTCTCTCAAATGTCGTAATTATTCATACTGACGACACCGGCCGATATATCAGTCCGTACGGCTACGGAATCGACACACCGAACCTACAAAGCCTCGCTGACGATGGCATTTTGTTCCGAGAAACTCACTGCGCTGGCCCAACCTGTTCGCCAAGTCGAGGAGCACTGCTCACCGGTTCGAGTCCCCATTCCAACGGCCTCATCGGTCTTGCGCATCGGGGATTTGAGATGGACAGTTACGAGCGTCACCTGTCGAACTTTCTCTCAGAACAGGGATTTGAAACAGTACTCGTCGGTCAACAACACGAGGTCGCGAGGGACGTAAGTGAGAGCAATCCAGAGAAGTCGATCCTTGGCTATGATCGTGTCCTGCCCGTCGACGAGTCCGCAATCGACGATGTTCCGATTGATCATGACCACACCCACCACGACTTTTCAGCCACTGCAGCGGCCACCGAGTACATCCGTGAAGTAGGTTCCATGAAAGATCCGGATCCTTTTTTCTTATCAATAGGATTTGATAACACGCATAAACCGCTTCCCCTTGATCAGAATCTCGTCGATCCCGATTCCGTGGCCCCACCGGATCCACTACCGGACGTTCCGCCAATTCGGGACGAGATGGCCGGGTATCACGCCGCAATCCGGAGTGTCGATACCTGCGTTGGGGACATTATCACAACGCTCGAATTGACGGGCTTACTTGATAAGACTCTTGTCATATTCACAACGGACCACGGTATTCCCTTCCCGCTGATGAAGTGTAATCTGAATGACTCTGGCACTGGCGTCTCGCTGATAGCACGCTTTCCAGAACGGGCCGATGTCACGCAACCTGCTACTATCGACGAGCTCGTATCCCAACTTGACCTATTCCCAACGTTGTGCGAATACTTAGGGCTCGATATTCCAGAATGGGTTGAGGGGTACTCGCTGCTCCCACTTCTGCGCGGGGAAGTAGATTCGATCCGCGACGAGGTCTTTAGCGAAGTGACGTATCACGCAGCATACGAACCGAAACGGTCCATTCGAACAGAACGCTACCGCTACGTGCAGCGGTTCGACGAAGAGTACGACAGACACGTCGCCCCCAATACGGATGCCGGTCCATCGAAAGAGTTCTTTATAGACCTCGGTTACTTTGATCGAGAGCCCCCGAAGGAAGCATTATATGACCTCTATATCGATCCGAACGAGAGTCATAATCTGATAGATGACCCAGAGTACGAATCAGTCCGCAAAGACCTCCGGGATCGACTTTGGGACTGGATGGAACGGACAGAAGACCCTCTTCTGGAGGGGCCAGTATCGAAACCCGATGGCGCTGTCGCTGACAGACGAGATGCGCTCCATCCCGATGCGGGAGAGTTCGAAGACCCTCATGCACGATAA